Proteins encoded by one window of Martelella endophytica:
- a CDS encoding pseudoazurin: protein MFRLMAAAALAAIAWTVPAHAEEHIVRMLNKGVDGIMVFEPGLLHIAPGDTVRFMPVDRGHNAETIAGMIPEGAAPFEGRLNEELVVSPETDGLYAIRCKPHYAMGMVMIIAVGDAAQTADFIGKRVPPRARQRFETYLNALWSNAGTWPAYRDEQWLQQQR, encoded by the coding sequence ATGTTTCGCTTGATGGCAGCAGCAGCACTGGCTGCAATCGCATGGACGGTACCTGCGCATGCAGAAGAACATATCGTGCGGATGCTCAACAAAGGTGTCGACGGGATCATGGTGTTCGAGCCCGGCCTCCTTCATATCGCGCCGGGCGACACGGTGCGCTTCATGCCGGTCGACCGTGGACACAATGCCGAGACCATCGCGGGAATGATCCCGGAAGGCGCAGCGCCCTTCGAAGGCAGGCTGAACGAGGAACTCGTGGTTTCGCCCGAGACCGACGGGCTCTATGCGATCCGATGCAAGCCGCACTACGCCATGGGCATGGTCATGATCATCGCGGTTGGGGATGCCGCACAAACCGCCGACTTCATCGGCAAACGCGTTCCCCCACGCGCACGACAACGCTTCGAAACCTATCTCAACGCCCTTTGGTCAAACGCCGGAACATGGCCGGCATATCGAGACGAACAATGGCTACAACAACAACGATGA
- a CDS encoding sigma-70 family RNA polymerase sigma factor translates to MQPEAAEIFEAQRPRLLRLAYRMLGSNAEAEDMVQEAFLRWHGAEGIDNPAAWLTRTVSRLCLDQMKSARSRRETYPGTWLPEPLIEAEDDALRPDNLTLSLMMALERLSPLERAAFLLHDVFGQPLDEVAATIDRSPAATRQLASRARAHVQVDRPRYEIPRDAGAELARAFFEACKSGDASALGAMLAEGATLHSDGGGKVHAYPNVIRGADNLIRLLLGLQRKFGDQMRFLEATMIDGLPGFVSRLDGNLQTTAIEITDGRITALYVTRNPDKLSRVVPH, encoded by the coding sequence ATGCAGCCTGAGGCCGCCGAAATCTTTGAAGCGCAGCGGCCCCGGCTGCTGCGCCTAGCTTACCGTATGCTCGGCAGCAATGCCGAGGCCGAGGACATGGTGCAGGAAGCCTTCCTGCGCTGGCACGGGGCGGAAGGCATCGACAATCCCGCCGCCTGGCTCACCCGCACGGTGTCGCGGCTTTGCCTGGACCAGATGAAATCGGCCCGTTCCCGGCGCGAGACCTATCCCGGCACATGGTTGCCGGAACCGCTGATCGAGGCCGAGGACGATGCGCTTCGTCCCGACAATCTCACGCTCTCGCTGATGATGGCGCTGGAACGGCTGTCACCCCTGGAGCGGGCGGCCTTCCTGCTGCACGATGTCTTCGGGCAGCCGCTGGACGAGGTGGCGGCGACCATCGATCGCTCTCCGGCCGCGACCCGCCAGCTTGCAAGCCGCGCCCGTGCCCATGTGCAGGTCGACCGGCCGCGCTACGAGATCCCGCGCGATGCCGGCGCCGAGCTGGCGCGCGCCTTCTTCGAAGCCTGCAAGTCTGGCGACGCCTCCGCGCTTGGAGCGATGCTTGCCGAGGGCGCGACGCTGCATTCCGATGGCGGCGGCAAGGTTCACGCCTATCCCAATGTCATCAGGGGCGCCGACAATCTCATCCGGCTGCTACTCGGCCTGCAGCGCAAGTTCGGGGACCAGATGAGGTTTCTGGAGGCAACCATGATCGACGGCCTGCCGGGTTTCGTCAGCCGCCTTGACGGCAACCTGCAGACGACGGCGATCGAGATCACCGACGGGCGCATCACCGCGCTCTACGTCACCCGCAATCCCGACAAGCTGTCGAGGGTTGTGCCGCACTAG
- a CDS encoding RrF2 family transcriptional regulator has product MRLTTFSDYALRVLIYAASAGDRLVTIEETSSAYSISRAHLMKVVNTLTRHGCLVSVRGRSGGFRLARPPERINLGAVLRATEADFALVECFATDNRCIITGRCKLPRVLNEALAAFVAVFDRYTLADLVLDPDAFGPGYQMPAPLPNG; this is encoded by the coding sequence ATGCGGCTGACGACCTTCTCCGACTATGCGCTTCGCGTTCTGATCTATGCCGCTTCCGCCGGCGACCGGCTGGTGACCATCGAGGAGACCTCTTCTGCCTATTCGATCTCGCGCGCGCATCTGATGAAGGTCGTCAACACGCTCACCAGACATGGCTGTCTGGTGAGCGTTCGGGGCCGTTCGGGCGGGTTCCGGCTGGCCCGGCCGCCGGAGCGGATCAATCTGGGCGCGGTGCTTCGGGCGACGGAGGCAGACTTCGCCCTGGTCGAATGCTTCGCCACCGACAACCGCTGCATCATCACCGGGAGATGCAAATTGCCGCGCGTCCTGAACGAGGCGCTTGCCGCTTTCGTGGCGGTTTTCGACCGCTACACGCTTGCCGATCTCGTCCTCGATCCCGATGCATTCGGGCCGGGCTATCAGATGCCCGCCCCGCTGCCGAATGGTTGA
- a CDS encoding FMN-dependent NADH-azoreductase has protein sequence MKSVLLLNASPFGENARGYQLALQAISNLQAAHPGIDVIERDLAPADFGRVTPDYARAIISRVAHDSPAFFQSERLIRELEETDALIISTPMHNYTVPAVLKLWIDLVLRAGRSFGFRDGRKVGLLDDRPTVVIVASGGTVTGKATQPDHLTGYLTDVLATIGITNLRFIHVQGLAEDSNAAHSLSQGQRALDADPRFGRGLKSDVSVG, from the coding sequence ATGAAATCCGTCCTTCTTCTGAATGCCAGCCCCTTCGGCGAAAATGCCCGCGGCTATCAGCTCGCCCTGCAGGCGATTTCAAACCTGCAGGCGGCCCATCCCGGCATCGATGTCATCGAGCGGGATCTTGCGCCCGCGGACTTCGGCCGTGTCACACCGGATTACGCCCGGGCGATCATCAGCCGGGTCGCGCATGACAGTCCGGCATTTTTCCAGTCCGAACGGTTGATCCGCGAGCTTGAAGAGACCGATGCACTGATCATCTCGACGCCGATGCACAACTATACGGTTCCGGCCGTTCTGAAACTGTGGATCGATCTTGTGCTGCGAGCGGGGCGGAGCTTCGGCTTTCGCGACGGCCGCAAGGTCGGGCTGCTGGACGATCGCCCGACGGTGGTGATTGTCGCTTCGGGCGGAACGGTCACGGGCAAGGCGACCCAGCCGGATCATCTGACGGGATATCTCACCGATGTGCTGGCAACGATCGGCATCACGAATCTGCGCTTCATTCATGTCCAGGGACTTGCCGAGGATAGCAACGCCGCGCACTCCCTGTCGCAAGGGCAGCGCGCGCTCGATGCCGATCCACGTTTCGGCCGGGGACTAAAATCCGATGTCAGCGTCGGCTGA
- a CDS encoding GlxA family transcriptional regulator → MAQKAEQVAEIGLLIYPGCQLAAIYGLTDLFRVAAEWTGDNARYIRVSHWEATADDVICIWDSHPGSPHRLSHAIAPPSIIMPERMAPAPAAAAWLRNQHDQGTVLCSVCAGAFVLAETGLIDGRRATTHWAFAEQLAKRFPSVRLAEEHMVLDEGDIVTAGGILAWADLGLTLVERLLGPATMLSTARFLLIDPPRGSQRPFAQFIPRFDHGDDAIRKAQHFIHAHAHEPVSMADLHDVAGMTERTLLRRFKAATHHRPNEYLQLVRIAKARELLERTLLPVDRIAWDVGYSDPAAFRKTFQKLVGIRPAEYRARFGTASVPHVEAG, encoded by the coding sequence ATGGCGCAGAAAGCGGAACAGGTTGCTGAAATCGGGCTGCTGATCTATCCCGGTTGCCAGCTCGCGGCGATCTATGGCCTGACCGATCTCTTCCGCGTGGCGGCCGAATGGACCGGCGACAACGCGCGCTATATCCGCGTATCGCACTGGGAGGCGACGGCAGATGACGTCATTTGCATATGGGACAGCCATCCCGGTTCGCCGCATCGCCTGAGCCACGCGATCGCGCCGCCGAGCATCATCATGCCGGAGCGCATGGCGCCAGCGCCGGCGGCTGCTGCATGGCTGCGAAACCAGCACGATCAAGGCACCGTGCTCTGCTCCGTCTGCGCCGGTGCCTTCGTGCTGGCCGAAACCGGGCTGATCGACGGGCGGCGCGCGACCACACACTGGGCCTTTGCCGAACAGCTTGCGAAGCGCTTCCCCTCCGTACGGCTGGCCGAGGAACATATGGTGCTGGACGAGGGGGATATCGTGACGGCGGGCGGCATCCTCGCCTGGGCCGATCTGGGGCTGACGCTGGTTGAGCGGCTGCTCGGGCCGGCAACGATGCTCTCGACGGCCCGTTTCCTGCTCATCGATCCGCCGCGCGGCAGCCAGCGCCCCTTTGCACAGTTCATCCCCCGCTTCGATCATGGCGATGACGCCATCCGCAAGGCGCAGCATTTCATCCATGCCCACGCGCACGAGCCGGTCAGCATGGCCGATCTGCATGACGTCGCCGGCATGACCGAGCGCACATTGCTGCGCCGTTTCAAGGCGGCGACCCATCACCGCCCGAACGAATATCTGCAGCTGGTGCGCATCGCCAAGGCGCGCGAACTGCTGGAGCGCACGCTGCTGCCGGTCGACCGGATCGCCTGGGACGTCGGCTATTCGGATCCGGCGGCTTTCAGGAAGACGTTCCAGAAACTGGTCGGCATCCGCCCGGCGGAGTACCGCGCGCGCTTCGGGACGGCTTCGGTTCCGCACGTTGAGGCAGGTTGA
- a CDS encoding NnrU family protein: MTNFFLSILAFLLAHVVPPAPPVRNRLIALLGRRAYLTGYSFLSTVLLGWIIVSARSAPVVYLWYPAPWQALVPVVAMPFAFWLVAAGLAADNPASVTLRRRNGRQGAIVAITRHPVLWGFLIWALAHVPPNGDLVSLILFGAMALLALSGMAVLDRRARRRLGEPAWQTVLAETSVFPFAALSAGRARFRPDRPFIVWSLAGFAACFWFLFQGHRMLIGVDPLAWF; this comes from the coding sequence ATGACGAACTTTTTCCTTTCCATTCTGGCGTTCCTGCTGGCGCATGTGGTGCCGCCGGCGCCGCCGGTCCGCAACAGGCTGATCGCGCTTCTCGGCCGCCGGGCCTATCTCACTGGCTATTCGTTTCTCTCGACGGTGCTGCTTGGCTGGATCATCGTTTCGGCACGCTCCGCGCCGGTGGTTTATCTCTGGTATCCGGCGCCCTGGCAGGCGCTGGTGCCGGTCGTGGCGATGCCTTTCGCCTTCTGGCTGGTTGCCGCCGGGCTTGCGGCGGACAATCCGGCGTCGGTGACCTTGCGTCGCCGCAACGGCCGGCAGGGCGCCATCGTCGCCATCACCCGCCATCCCGTCCTCTGGGGCTTCCTGATCTGGGCGCTGGCGCATGTTCCGCCCAACGGCGATCTCGTGTCTCTGATCCTGTTCGGCGCGATGGCGCTTCTGGCCCTGTCGGGCATGGCGGTCCTTGACCGACGGGCGCGGCGGCGACTTGGGGAGCCGGCATGGCAGACCGTGCTGGCCGAGACGTCTGTCTTTCCCTTCGCAGCGCTCAGTGCGGGACGGGCGCGGTTCAGGCCGGATCGACCCTTTATCGTCTGGTCGCTGGCGGGCTTTGCCGCCTGTTTCTGGTTTCTCTTCCAGGGACACCGGATGTTGATCGGCGTCGATCCGCTGGCATGGTTCTGA
- a CDS encoding helix-turn-helix transcriptional regulator, with product MDPLSQILRLAGAEAMLSTGLVASGRWAVAVPATQALKCNVIREGECVLAVGSERRQLSVGDCFLVAPDRPFVIGTDFAHPRPAAEVFAGTDKRPYAHLDGGEGSPFRATGGRMELGPVTGLIADALPPLVILTAEKAASKRIGWLMDRLEEEQAAERAGASAIAGAAMQMIFVELIRALPEERPRGWLAALDDPRIGPALHAIHTDPAHPWRIETLAGLAHLSRSQFSARFRAAVGQAPMDYVLHWRMTLARQALTRPGMTVAKVAEELGYASESAFGAAFRRVMGTSPRRAACPPAAVTQEISADADIGF from the coding sequence ATGGATCCGCTTTCCCAAATTCTCCGCCTCGCCGGAGCCGAGGCAATGCTGTCGACCGGGCTTGTGGCCAGCGGCCGCTGGGCGGTCGCAGTTCCGGCAACGCAGGCGCTGAAATGCAATGTGATCCGCGAAGGCGAATGCGTGCTGGCGGTTGGGAGCGAGCGCCGGCAATTGTCCGTGGGCGATTGCTTTCTGGTGGCGCCGGACCGGCCGTTCGTGATCGGCACGGATTTCGCGCATCCGCGCCCGGCGGCAGAGGTCTTTGCGGGAACGGACAAGCGTCCCTATGCACATCTCGATGGCGGCGAAGGTTCTCCGTTCCGGGCAACCGGCGGGCGGATGGAACTCGGGCCGGTGACGGGCCTGATCGCGGATGCACTGCCGCCGCTGGTGATCCTGACTGCCGAGAAAGCCGCCAGCAAGCGCATCGGCTGGCTGATGGACAGGCTGGAGGAAGAGCAGGCCGCTGAGCGCGCCGGGGCTTCGGCGATCGCCGGCGCCGCGATGCAGATGATCTTCGTCGAACTGATCCGGGCGCTTCCGGAAGAAAGGCCGCGCGGCTGGCTTGCGGCCCTCGATGATCCCCGCATCGGCCCGGCGCTCCATGCGATCCATACCGATCCGGCTCATCCCTGGCGGATCGAAACGCTTGCAGGCCTTGCGCACCTGTCGCGGTCGCAGTTTTCGGCGCGGTTCCGGGCGGCGGTCGGGCAGGCGCCGATGGATTACGTCCTGCACTGGCGCATGACGCTGGCGCGCCAGGCGCTCACGCGGCCCGGCATGACGGTGGCAAAGGTCGCCGAGGAACTGGGCTATGCTTCGGAGAGCGCATTCGGCGCGGCCTTCCGGCGCGTCATGGGCACAAGCCCGCGCCGCGCCGCATGTCCGCCGGCGGCTGTAACACAGGAGATATCAGCCGACGCTGACATCGGATTTTAG
- a CDS encoding NnrS family protein codes for MATTTTMNQMRAWRGWPIFSFGFRPFFFFGALDAALMIALWVPWYLGIIAIPSMFAPVSWHVHELLFGYVPAIIAGFMLTAVPNWTGRLPVVGWPLAGLFSLWLLARLVIAFSAGVSPALVYGVGLLFPLALTALFAREVIAGRNWRNLKVIVVLSLFTAAQIFFYYENSRYGSSLYAERAGIALVIMLIQIIGGRVVPSFTGNWLRKRKSEALPLPFGRYDRLVMVLSAIALIIWIILPALPMHTPAAGAVLILTGALNLIRQWRWRPLKTFGEPLVLILHLSFLPVGLGFIFAGLVSATGLSGAESAAIHCWTVGAIGGMTLAIMTRASRGHTGRPLTAPPATVFIYAMIMLALAARLAAAFQPAWTFTMIPVAGLGWTLAFAGFCLAYGPMLFSARR; via the coding sequence ATGGCTACAACAACAACGATGAACCAGATGCGTGCCTGGCGCGGCTGGCCGATCTTCAGCTTCGGCTTTCGTCCCTTCTTCTTCTTCGGCGCGCTGGATGCGGCGCTGATGATCGCGCTCTGGGTGCCCTGGTATCTCGGCATCATCGCGATACCGAGCATGTTCGCGCCGGTCTCCTGGCATGTGCACGAACTGCTGTTCGGCTATGTTCCGGCGATCATTGCAGGGTTCATGCTCACGGCTGTGCCGAACTGGACCGGCCGGCTGCCCGTGGTTGGCTGGCCGCTTGCCGGCCTGTTTTCGCTCTGGCTTCTCGCCCGCCTCGTCATCGCCTTCTCGGCGGGCGTTTCTCCCGCCCTCGTTTACGGCGTCGGGCTTCTGTTTCCCCTGGCGCTGACGGCTCTGTTTGCCCGCGAAGTGATTGCCGGCCGCAACTGGCGAAACCTGAAAGTGATTGTCGTCCTGTCGCTGTTCACGGCCGCACAGATATTCTTCTACTATGAGAACAGTCGCTATGGTTCATCGCTTTACGCCGAACGCGCCGGCATCGCGCTCGTGATCATGCTGATCCAGATCATCGGCGGGCGCGTCGTTCCCAGTTTCACCGGCAACTGGCTCAGGAAACGGAAAAGCGAGGCACTGCCTCTCCCCTTCGGCCGCTACGACCGCCTGGTCATGGTGCTGAGCGCCATCGCCCTTATCATCTGGATCATCCTTCCGGCGCTGCCGATGCACACGCCGGCCGCGGGCGCCGTCCTGATCCTGACGGGCGCCCTGAACCTGATCCGGCAATGGCGCTGGCGGCCTTTGAAGACATTTGGCGAGCCTCTGGTTCTGATCCTGCACCTTTCTTTCCTGCCGGTCGGCCTCGGCTTCATTTTCGCCGGCCTCGTTTCTGCGACCGGGCTTTCGGGCGCCGAGAGCGCCGCGATCCATTGCTGGACGGTCGGCGCGATCGGCGGCATGACACTCGCCATCATGACGCGGGCCAGTCGCGGCCACACCGGACGGCCGCTGACCGCGCCGCCCGCGACCGTGTTCATCTACGCCATGATCATGCTCGCGCTCGCAGCACGCCTGGCCGCCGCCTTCCAGCCGGCCTGGACCTTCACCATGATCCCCGTTGCCGGCCTCGGCTGGACGCTTGCCTTTGCCGGGTTCTGCCTCGCCTATGGGCCAATGCTGTTCAGCGCGCGCAGATAG
- a CDS encoding carboxymuconolactone decarboxylase family protein, protein MTSRMTDHMKRAKGGFEPLFAAEAAIQGSTLEPLLIHLVKLRASQINGCAFCIQMHVAEALTDGETPLRLHMLPAWRESPLYSERERAALAWTEALTKLPETGAPDADWAKVEAAFDVDERAWLTLSIGAINLWNRVQAGLRVPHGTRLPEARANAA, encoded by the coding sequence ATGACATCCCGTATGACCGACCATATGAAACGCGCCAAGGGCGGCTTTGAGCCGCTTTTTGCAGCCGAAGCCGCTATTCAGGGCAGCACGCTGGAGCCGCTTCTCATCCACCTCGTCAAGCTGCGGGCAAGCCAGATCAATGGCTGCGCCTTCTGCATCCAGATGCATGTCGCCGAGGCCCTGACGGACGGCGAGACGCCGCTTCGCCTGCACATGCTGCCGGCCTGGCGCGAAAGCCCGCTTTATTCCGAACGCGAGCGTGCGGCGCTTGCCTGGACCGAAGCGCTGACGAAGCTTCCCGAAACCGGTGCGCCGGATGCGGACTGGGCGAAGGTCGAGGCGGCCTTTGATGTTGACGAGCGGGCCTGGCTGACGCTGTCGATCGGCGCCATCAACCTGTGGAACCGGGTTCAGGCCGGGCTGAGGGTGCCGCATGGCACCAGGCTTCCAGAGGCGCGGGCCAATGCAGCCTGA
- a CDS encoding SDR family NAD(P)-dependent oxidoreductase, with the protein MQTPLNTPYGPATTADDVAGTIDLTGKTAVITGGASGLGLETVRVLAARGARVIVPARDVVAAREALGDLADVRAMDLMDPPSISAFAGQLRAEGIRLDLLILSAGVMATPLFRDADGHEGQFATNHLGHFRLTSALWPVINRGARVVVLSSRGHQIPGFDLTDLDFTRRPYDKWLAYGQAKTANALFAVALDRRGAPDVRVYTVHPGSVLGPLARHLSEEELAPFDAVNPDGSPRIDPARDMKSPQQGAATMVWCATAPELAGIGGVYCEDCDIAAVETERRAGVRPFAIDPEMAEALWKASVEMTGCDI; encoded by the coding sequence ATGCAAACACCACTCAACACGCCCTACGGCCCCGCGACAACGGCGGACGATGTCGCCGGCACGATTGATCTCACCGGCAAGACCGCCGTTATCACCGGAGGAGCCTCCGGGCTCGGGCTGGAAACCGTGCGGGTTCTTGCCGCGCGTGGTGCCCGCGTCATCGTGCCGGCCCGCGATGTGGTCGCCGCACGTGAGGCCCTTGGCGATCTGGCTGATGTTCGGGCCATGGACCTCATGGACCCGCCATCGATCAGCGCCTTCGCTGGGCAGTTGCGGGCCGAGGGCATCCGTCTCGATCTGCTGATCCTCAGCGCCGGCGTCATGGCCACCCCGCTGTTTCGCGATGCCGATGGCCATGAGGGACAGTTTGCCACCAATCATCTCGGGCACTTCCGACTGACGTCAGCCCTGTGGCCGGTCATCAACCGCGGTGCCCGCGTCGTGGTCCTGTCGTCGCGCGGTCATCAGATACCGGGGTTTGACCTGACCGACCTCGACTTCACGCGGCGGCCCTATGACAAGTGGCTCGCCTATGGACAGGCGAAAACCGCCAATGCGCTGTTTGCCGTGGCACTTGATCGTCGCGGTGCGCCGGATGTGCGGGTCTATACCGTTCATCCCGGATCGGTTCTGGGGCCGCTGGCGCGGCATCTGAGCGAGGAAGAGCTGGCGCCGTTTGATGCGGTGAACCCCGATGGCAGCCCGCGCATCGATCCCGCGCGCGACATGAAGTCGCCGCAACAGGGTGCCGCGACGATGGTATGGTGTGCCACCGCGCCCGAACTTGCGGGTATTGGCGGCGTCTATTGCGAGGATTGCGATATCGCTGCCGTCGAAACCGAGCGCAGAGCCGGCGTTCGTCCGTTTGCGATCGATCCCGAAATGGCAGAGGCGCTCTGGAAGGCGAGCGTCGAAATGACGGGCTGCGACATCTGA
- a CDS encoding alpha/beta fold hydrolase: MATITTRDGTNIFYKDWGPKDAQPVVFHHGWPLSGDDWDNQMLFFLANGYRVIAHDRRGHGRSDQTDTGNDMDTYAADVAELASALDLKNAIHIGHSTGGGEVARYVARAEKGRVAKAVLMAAVPPVMVRSEKNPEGLPIEVFDGFRSALAANRAQFYIDIPTGPFYGFNREGAEISQGLIDNWWRQGMAGGAKAQYDCIAAFSETDFTEDLKAITVPVLVLHGEDDQVVPIADSALKSIDLLQNGTLKTYPGLPHGLFATNPDIINPELLAFAKA, encoded by the coding sequence ATGGCTACGATTACCACCAGAGACGGCACCAACATCTTCTACAAGGACTGGGGTCCGAAGGACGCCCAGCCGGTTGTCTTCCATCACGGCTGGCCGCTTTCGGGCGACGACTGGGACAACCAGATGCTGTTCTTCCTCGCCAATGGCTACCGCGTCATTGCCCATGACCGGCGCGGCCACGGTCGTTCGGACCAGACGGACACCGGCAACGACATGGACACCTACGCCGCCGATGTCGCCGAACTTGCGAGCGCCCTCGACCTGAAGAACGCCATCCATATCGGCCACTCCACCGGTGGCGGCGAAGTGGCCCGCTATGTTGCCCGCGCCGAGAAGGGCCGCGTCGCCAAGGCCGTGCTGATGGCGGCCGTTCCCCCGGTCATGGTGCGCTCGGAGAAGAACCCCGAAGGTCTTCCGATCGAGGTGTTCGACGGCTTCCGGTCCGCGCTTGCCGCAAACCGCGCCCAGTTCTACATCGACATCCCGACCGGCCCTTTCTACGGCTTCAACCGCGAGGGTGCCGAAATCAGCCAGGGGTTGATCGACAACTGGTGGCGGCAGGGCATGGCCGGTGGCGCCAAGGCGCAGTATGATTGCATCGCCGCCTTCTCGGAGACCGATTTCACCGAAGACCTGAAGGCGATCACCGTTCCGGTTCTGGTGCTGCATGGCGAAGACGACCAGGTCGTTCCGATTGCCGATTCGGCGCTGAAGTCCATCGACCTGCTGCAAAACGGCACGCTGAAGACCTATCCGGGCCTGCCGCACGGTCTGTTCGCGACCAACCCGGACATCATAAACCCCGAGCTCCTCGCCTTCGCAAAGGCTTGA
- the copM gene encoding CopM family metallochaperone, with the protein MFSFNRQKVAWAAVAGSLAALAPASAFAHVKWFAPYIVNAAPSPIARTLSDPFFWTGLALVLVFFLATRLVERSALGDTTLDVMDRISEPLWLRLDGFVRIVIAAFFVAIFAVGGVYLTPDLKTSAEWVSWLQLLIAAGIVSRRTMPLSAAGIIFLWVLALRDYQLFHLLDYLALGVAVAAYLVLEASNRPEWRKHRFEVLRWGVAIALMWSSLEKFAYPEWFYPLVIERPFLTFGMPRDMFIPMAGVAEFTMGFGLLATPLVRRLSAIALFVIFNAAVFPFGRIDLIGHALIMAIIVAIAADHNRELHFWSWIRRALVGVPVGLASALIIFATAYWGLHAAFYGANAQTMSELNAGQMDMATHSFSTEHPHGPLVPAGDGGQGGALSVTEAYEQSMMGMHEEMMEGLRNDDPDVAFVRGMIPHHQGAIDMARIQLEAGSDPVNMALARHIIADQQQEIDAMHAWLRERGLEDE; encoded by the coding sequence ATGTTTTCTTTCAATCGCCAAAAGGTCGCCTGGGCAGCGGTTGCGGGCTCGCTCGCCGCACTGGCGCCGGCCTCGGCCTTCGCACATGTGAAGTGGTTCGCGCCCTATATCGTCAATGCGGCGCCGTCGCCGATCGCGCGGACGCTGAGCGATCCGTTTTTCTGGACCGGCCTTGCTCTGGTTCTCGTGTTTTTCCTGGCCACGCGCCTCGTCGAACGCAGCGCTCTCGGCGACACGACCCTTGACGTGATGGACCGGATTTCCGAGCCGCTGTGGCTCCGGCTCGATGGTTTCGTCAGGATCGTGATCGCCGCCTTCTTCGTTGCGATCTTTGCCGTTGGCGGCGTTTACCTGACGCCCGATCTCAAGACCTCGGCGGAATGGGTGAGCTGGCTCCAGCTGCTGATCGCGGCCGGTATCGTCTCGCGCCGGACCATGCCGCTGTCGGCGGCGGGTATCATCTTCCTCTGGGTACTGGCGCTGCGCGACTACCAGCTGTTCCACCTGCTGGACTATCTGGCGCTCGGCGTCGCCGTCGCCGCCTATCTGGTCCTTGAGGCGTCCAACCGGCCGGAATGGCGCAAGCATCGCTTCGAGGTCCTGCGCTGGGGCGTTGCCATCGCCCTGATGTGGTCGAGTCTGGAAAAGTTCGCCTATCCGGAATGGTTCTATCCGCTGGTCATCGAGCGGCCGTTCCTGACCTTCGGCATGCCGCGCGACATGTTCATTCCGATGGCCGGCGTTGCCGAATTCACCATGGGCTTCGGCCTGCTCGCGACCCCTCTGGTCCGCAGGCTCTCGGCCATCGCACTCTTCGTGATCTTCAACGCCGCCGTCTTTCCCTTCGGCCGGATCGACCTGATCGGGCATGCGCTGATCATGGCGATCATCGTGGCGATTGCCGCCGACCATAACCGCGAACTGCACTTCTGGAGCTGGATCAGGCGCGCGCTTGTCGGTGTCCCGGTCGGCCTTGCCTCGGCACTGATCATCTTCGCCACCGCCTATTGGGGGCTGCATGCCGCCTTTTATGGCGCGAATGCGCAAACCATGTCGGAACTGAACGCCGGCCAGATGGATATGGCGACGCATTCCTTCTCGACGGAGCATCCGCATGGACCATTGGTCCCGGCAGGCGACGGCGGCCAGGGCGGCGCACTTTCGGTTACCGAAGCCTACGAGCAGTCGATGATGGGCATGCATGAGGAGATGATGGAGGGGCTGCGCAATGACGATCCCGATGTCGCCTTCGTGCGCGGCATGATCCCGCATCACCAGGGTGCGATCGACATGGCGCGCATTCAGCTCGAAGCCGGCTCCGATCCGGTGAACATGGCGCTCGCGCGGCATATCATCGCCGATCAGCAGCAGGAGATCGATGCCATGCATGCCTGGCTGCGTGAGCGCGGCCTGGAAGACGAGTGA